In Cololabis saira isolate AMF1-May2022 chromosome 10, fColSai1.1, whole genome shotgun sequence, a single window of DNA contains:
- the LOC133453024 gene encoding LIM/homeobox protein Lhx8-like, whose product MSEGEGQPAEPVLTQLQYGSTFYDTGSSGPDDFFEEDSYSPSSLSSSSLPTVPMVTSLQRKTLCTSCGLEIADRYLLKVNNLCWHVRCLSCSVCNASLGRHVSCYVKDTQVFCKLDYFRRYGTRCARCGRNIHSTDWVRRARGSTFHLACFSCASCKRQLSTGEECGLLENRVFCRPHYDMMMDNLKRAKENDQPKAEEARADKDDSSSLPRPAKRARTSFTVDQLQVMQTQFAKDNNPDAQTLQKLAERTGLSRRVIQVWFQNCRARQKKHVIPSQMSSSMMTSYSSGQLTPPLMEDLQYTTYISSEAPLLTTLTYMDVQTPDSLLLQPLISHPMTQLPLSHA is encoded by the exons ATGTCAGAGGGAGAAGGACAACCGGCAGAGCCTGTTCTTACTCAGCTGCAGTATGGATCTACTTTTTACGACACA GGCTCATCTGGACCTGATGACTTTTTTGAGGAGGACTCTTACTCTCCATCCTCCCTATCCTCATCCTCATTGCCCACTGTCCCCAtggtaacatctctgcagagGAAAACCTTGTGCACGTCCTGCGGCCTGGAGATTGCGGACAGATACCTCCTCAAG GTGAACAATCTGTGCTGGCACGTGCGCTGCCTGTCATGCAGTGTGTGTAACGCATCACTGGGGCGACACGTGAGCTGTTATGTGAAAGATACACAGGTTTTCTGCAAACTTGACTACTTTAG gAGGTATGGCACTCGCTGTGCTCGCTGTGGCCGTAACATCCATTCTACTGACTGGGTGCGTCGGGCACGAGGAAGCACCTTCCACCTGGCCTGTTTCTCGTGTGCCTCCTGCAAACGCCAGCTCTCCACAGGAGAGGAGTGTGGACTACTAGAAAACCGGGTCTTCTGCCGGCCTCATTATGACATGATGATGGACAATCTTAAACGTGCTAAGGAAAATG ACCAACCAAAAGCAGAGGAAGCGAGGGCAGACAAAGATGACTCCAGTTCCCTTCCCCGGCCTGCTAAGAGGGCCAGGACCAGCTTTACAGTTGACCAGCTGCAG GTGATGCAAACACAGTTTGCTAAAGATAACAACCCAGATGCCCAGACTCTGCAAAAGCTGGCAGAGAGGACTGGTCTCAGTCGCAGGGTTATTCAG GTTTGGTTTCAGAACTGTCGAGCCCGTCAAAAGAAGCACGTCATCCCGAGTCAAATGTCTTCAAGCATGATGACATCGTATAGTTCTGGACAACTGACCCCACCTTTGATGGAGGATCTGCAATACACAACCTACATTTCCTCTGAAGCACCTCTTCTAACTACTCTCACTTACATGGATG TCCAAACTCCAGACTCACTTCTGCTTCAGCCGCTCATATCGCATCCAATGACGCAACTGCCGCTCAGCCATGCTTGA
- the klhl20 gene encoding kelch-like protein 20 isoform X1, translating into MDSKPMRRATSARQDTTGMDITSRCTLGDPNKLPEGVPQPARMPYVSDKHPRQTLEVINLLRKHRELCDVVLVVGAKKIYAHRVILSACSPYFRAMFTGELAESRQTEVVIRDIDERAMELLIDFAYTSQVTVEEGNVQTLLPAACLLQLAEIQEACCEFLKRQLDPSNCLGIRAFADTHSCRELLRIADKFTQHNFQEVMESEEFMLLPANQLIDIISSDELNVRSEEQVFNAVMAWVKYSIQERRPQLPQVLQHVRLPLLSPKFLVGTVGSDPLIKSDEECRDLVDEAKNYLLLPQERPLMQGPRTRPRKPIRCGEVLFAVGGWCSGDAISSVERYDPQTNEWRMVASMSKRRCGVGVSVLDDLLYAVGGHDGSSYLNSVERYDPKTNQWSSDVAPTSTCRTSVGVAVLGGYLYAVGGQDGVSCLNIVERYDPKENKWTRVASMSTRRLGVAVAVLGGFLYAVGGSDGTSPLNTVERYNPQENRWHTVSPMGTRRKHLGCAVYQDMIYSVGGRDDTTELSSAERYNPRTNQWSPVVAMTSRRSGVGLAVVNGQLMAVGGFDGTTYLKTIEVYDPDANTWRLYGGMNYRRLGGGVGVIKMTHCESHIW; encoded by the exons ATGGACTCAAAGCCAATGCGCAG GGCAACCAGCGCACGTCAGGACACCACTGGAATGGACATCACCAGCCGCTGTACTCTGGGGGACCCCAACAAGCTCCCTGAAGGGGTCCCCCAGCCAGCACGCATGCCTTACGTCTCAGACAAACACCCACGGCAGACACTGGAAGTGATCAACCTGCTAAGAAAGCACCGGGAGCTTTGCGACGTAGTGCTGGTGGTAGGCGCCAAGAAGATTTATGCTCATCGTGTGATTCTCTCTGCCTGCAGCCCATATTTCAG GGCAATGTTTACCGGAGAGCTGGCAGAGAGCAGGCAGACTGAAGTGGTGATCCGGGACATTGATGAGAGAGCCATGGAACTCCTTATTGACTTCGCCTACACTTCACAG GTGACTGTAGAGGAGGGGAATGTCCAGACACTGCTACCGGCGGCCTGTCTTCTCCAGCTGGCTGAGATCCAGGAGGCCTGCTGTGAGTTCCTCAAGAGGCAACTGGATCCATCCAACTGCCTGGGCATCAGGGCCTTCGCCGACACACACTCCTGTCGCGAGCTGCTCCGGATCGCAGACAAGTTCACTCAgcacaattttcaggag GTAATGGAAAGTGAAGAGTTCATGCTGCTGCCTGCCAACCAGCTGATTGACATCATTTCCAGTGATGAGCTTAATGTGCGGAGTGAGGAACAGGTGTTCAACGCTGTCATGGCCTGGGTGAAATACAGCATCCAGGAACGCAGACCTCAGCTGCCCCAG GTGCTTCAGCACGTCCGCTTACCGCTGCTCAGCCCCAAGTTCCTAGTGGGTACCGTGGGTTCAGATCCCCTCATCAAAAGTGATGAAGAGTGCAG AGACCTTGTTGATGAGGCAAAGAATTACTTGCTGCTGCCACAGGAGAGGCCCCTGATGCAGGGCCCCAGAACCCGGCCCAGGAAACCCATTCGATGTGGAGAGGTTCTTTTTGCAG TCGGTGGTTGGTGCAGTGGAGATGCCATTTCCAGCGTGGAGCGCTACGATCCACAGACAAACGAGTGGCGGATGGTAGCGTCGATGAGTAAACGCCGATGCGGTGTTGGTGTCAGCGTCCTGGACGACTTGCTTTACGCCGTGGGAGGTCATGACGGTTCATCGTATCTCAACTCCGTAGAAAG ATATGATCCTAAGACCAATCAGTGGAGCAGCGACGTGGCCCCCACCAGCACGTGTCGGACCAGCGTGGGGGTGGCAGTTCTCGGGGGATATCTGTACGCTGTGGGAGGACAGGATGGGGTTTCTTGTCTCAACATTGTTGAAAG GTATGATCCGAAGGAGAACAAGTGGACCCGAGTGGCCTCCATGAGCACCAGGCGACTGGGTGTTGCTGTCGCTGTGCTGGGGGGATTCCTCTACGCTGTGGGAGGGTCTGATGGCACGTCTCCATTAAATACAG TGGAGCGCTACAACCCTCAAGAAAACCGCTGGCACACCGTCTCGCCCATGGGAACCAGGAGAAAGCATCTGGGCTGTGCGGTCTACCAGGACATGATTTACTCGGTCGGAGGGAGAGACGACACCACAGAGCTGAGCAGCGCCGAGCGCTACAACCCCAGGACCAACCAGTGGTCTCCAGTAGTGGCCATGACATCCAGACGGAGCGGG GTGGGCTTGGCAGTGGTGAACGGTCAGCTGATGGCAGTAGGAGGGTTTGATGGAACAACGTATCTAAAAACAATAGAAGTCTATGATCCTGACGCCAATACATGGAG GTTGTACGGTGGAATGAACTACCGCCGGTTAGGTGGAGGGGTCGGCGTCATTAAAATGACTCACTGTGAATCTCACATATGGTAA
- the klhl20 gene encoding kelch-like protein 20 isoform X3, which yields MDITSRCTLGDPNKLPEGVPQPARMPYVSDKHPRQTLEVINLLRKHRELCDVVLVVGAKKIYAHRVILSACSPYFRAMFTGELAESRQTEVVIRDIDERAMELLIDFAYTSQVTVEEGNVQTLLPAACLLQLAEIQEACCEFLKRQLDPSNCLGIRAFADTHSCRELLRIADKFTQHNFQEVMESEEFMLLPANQLIDIISSDELNVRSEEQVFNAVMAWVKYSIQERRPQLPQVLQHVRLPLLSPKFLVGTVGSDPLIKSDEECRDLVDEAKNYLLLPQERPLMQGPRTRPRKPIRCGEVLFAVGGWCSGDAISSVERYDPQTNEWRMVASMSKRRCGVGVSVLDDLLYAVGGHDGSSYLNSVERYDPKTNQWSSDVAPTSTCRTSVGVAVLGGYLYAVGGQDGVSCLNIVERYDPKENKWTRVASMSTRRLGVAVAVLGGFLYAVGGSDGTSPLNTVERYNPQENRWHTVSPMGTRRKHLGCAVYQDMIYSVGGRDDTTELSSAERYNPRTNQWSPVVAMTSRRSGVGLAVVNGQLMAVGGFDGTTYLKTIEVYDPDANTWRLYGGMNYRRLGGGVGVIKMTHCESHIW from the exons ATGGACATCACCAGCCGCTGTACTCTGGGGGACCCCAACAAGCTCCCTGAAGGGGTCCCCCAGCCAGCACGCATGCCTTACGTCTCAGACAAACACCCACGGCAGACACTGGAAGTGATCAACCTGCTAAGAAAGCACCGGGAGCTTTGCGACGTAGTGCTGGTGGTAGGCGCCAAGAAGATTTATGCTCATCGTGTGATTCTCTCTGCCTGCAGCCCATATTTCAG GGCAATGTTTACCGGAGAGCTGGCAGAGAGCAGGCAGACTGAAGTGGTGATCCGGGACATTGATGAGAGAGCCATGGAACTCCTTATTGACTTCGCCTACACTTCACAG GTGACTGTAGAGGAGGGGAATGTCCAGACACTGCTACCGGCGGCCTGTCTTCTCCAGCTGGCTGAGATCCAGGAGGCCTGCTGTGAGTTCCTCAAGAGGCAACTGGATCCATCCAACTGCCTGGGCATCAGGGCCTTCGCCGACACACACTCCTGTCGCGAGCTGCTCCGGATCGCAGACAAGTTCACTCAgcacaattttcaggag GTAATGGAAAGTGAAGAGTTCATGCTGCTGCCTGCCAACCAGCTGATTGACATCATTTCCAGTGATGAGCTTAATGTGCGGAGTGAGGAACAGGTGTTCAACGCTGTCATGGCCTGGGTGAAATACAGCATCCAGGAACGCAGACCTCAGCTGCCCCAG GTGCTTCAGCACGTCCGCTTACCGCTGCTCAGCCCCAAGTTCCTAGTGGGTACCGTGGGTTCAGATCCCCTCATCAAAAGTGATGAAGAGTGCAG AGACCTTGTTGATGAGGCAAAGAATTACTTGCTGCTGCCACAGGAGAGGCCCCTGATGCAGGGCCCCAGAACCCGGCCCAGGAAACCCATTCGATGTGGAGAGGTTCTTTTTGCAG TCGGTGGTTGGTGCAGTGGAGATGCCATTTCCAGCGTGGAGCGCTACGATCCACAGACAAACGAGTGGCGGATGGTAGCGTCGATGAGTAAACGCCGATGCGGTGTTGGTGTCAGCGTCCTGGACGACTTGCTTTACGCCGTGGGAGGTCATGACGGTTCATCGTATCTCAACTCCGTAGAAAG ATATGATCCTAAGACCAATCAGTGGAGCAGCGACGTGGCCCCCACCAGCACGTGTCGGACCAGCGTGGGGGTGGCAGTTCTCGGGGGATATCTGTACGCTGTGGGAGGACAGGATGGGGTTTCTTGTCTCAACATTGTTGAAAG GTATGATCCGAAGGAGAACAAGTGGACCCGAGTGGCCTCCATGAGCACCAGGCGACTGGGTGTTGCTGTCGCTGTGCTGGGGGGATTCCTCTACGCTGTGGGAGGGTCTGATGGCACGTCTCCATTAAATACAG TGGAGCGCTACAACCCTCAAGAAAACCGCTGGCACACCGTCTCGCCCATGGGAACCAGGAGAAAGCATCTGGGCTGTGCGGTCTACCAGGACATGATTTACTCGGTCGGAGGGAGAGACGACACCACAGAGCTGAGCAGCGCCGAGCGCTACAACCCCAGGACCAACCAGTGGTCTCCAGTAGTGGCCATGACATCCAGACGGAGCGGG GTGGGCTTGGCAGTGGTGAACGGTCAGCTGATGGCAGTAGGAGGGTTTGATGGAACAACGTATCTAAAAACAATAGAAGTCTATGATCCTGACGCCAATACATGGAG GTTGTACGGTGGAATGAACTACCGCCGGTTAGGTGGAGGGGTCGGCGTCATTAAAATGACTCACTGTGAATCTCACATATGGTAA
- the klhl20 gene encoding kelch-like protein 20 isoform X2, whose protein sequence is MEMATSARQDTTGMDITSRCTLGDPNKLPEGVPQPARMPYVSDKHPRQTLEVINLLRKHRELCDVVLVVGAKKIYAHRVILSACSPYFRAMFTGELAESRQTEVVIRDIDERAMELLIDFAYTSQVTVEEGNVQTLLPAACLLQLAEIQEACCEFLKRQLDPSNCLGIRAFADTHSCRELLRIADKFTQHNFQEVMESEEFMLLPANQLIDIISSDELNVRSEEQVFNAVMAWVKYSIQERRPQLPQVLQHVRLPLLSPKFLVGTVGSDPLIKSDEECRDLVDEAKNYLLLPQERPLMQGPRTRPRKPIRCGEVLFAVGGWCSGDAISSVERYDPQTNEWRMVASMSKRRCGVGVSVLDDLLYAVGGHDGSSYLNSVERYDPKTNQWSSDVAPTSTCRTSVGVAVLGGYLYAVGGQDGVSCLNIVERYDPKENKWTRVASMSTRRLGVAVAVLGGFLYAVGGSDGTSPLNTVERYNPQENRWHTVSPMGTRRKHLGCAVYQDMIYSVGGRDDTTELSSAERYNPRTNQWSPVVAMTSRRSGVGLAVVNGQLMAVGGFDGTTYLKTIEVYDPDANTWRLYGGMNYRRLGGGVGVIKMTHCESHIW, encoded by the exons ATGGAAAT GGCAACCAGCGCACGTCAGGACACCACTGGAATGGACATCACCAGCCGCTGTACTCTGGGGGACCCCAACAAGCTCCCTGAAGGGGTCCCCCAGCCAGCACGCATGCCTTACGTCTCAGACAAACACCCACGGCAGACACTGGAAGTGATCAACCTGCTAAGAAAGCACCGGGAGCTTTGCGACGTAGTGCTGGTGGTAGGCGCCAAGAAGATTTATGCTCATCGTGTGATTCTCTCTGCCTGCAGCCCATATTTCAG GGCAATGTTTACCGGAGAGCTGGCAGAGAGCAGGCAGACTGAAGTGGTGATCCGGGACATTGATGAGAGAGCCATGGAACTCCTTATTGACTTCGCCTACACTTCACAG GTGACTGTAGAGGAGGGGAATGTCCAGACACTGCTACCGGCGGCCTGTCTTCTCCAGCTGGCTGAGATCCAGGAGGCCTGCTGTGAGTTCCTCAAGAGGCAACTGGATCCATCCAACTGCCTGGGCATCAGGGCCTTCGCCGACACACACTCCTGTCGCGAGCTGCTCCGGATCGCAGACAAGTTCACTCAgcacaattttcaggag GTAATGGAAAGTGAAGAGTTCATGCTGCTGCCTGCCAACCAGCTGATTGACATCATTTCCAGTGATGAGCTTAATGTGCGGAGTGAGGAACAGGTGTTCAACGCTGTCATGGCCTGGGTGAAATACAGCATCCAGGAACGCAGACCTCAGCTGCCCCAG GTGCTTCAGCACGTCCGCTTACCGCTGCTCAGCCCCAAGTTCCTAGTGGGTACCGTGGGTTCAGATCCCCTCATCAAAAGTGATGAAGAGTGCAG AGACCTTGTTGATGAGGCAAAGAATTACTTGCTGCTGCCACAGGAGAGGCCCCTGATGCAGGGCCCCAGAACCCGGCCCAGGAAACCCATTCGATGTGGAGAGGTTCTTTTTGCAG TCGGTGGTTGGTGCAGTGGAGATGCCATTTCCAGCGTGGAGCGCTACGATCCACAGACAAACGAGTGGCGGATGGTAGCGTCGATGAGTAAACGCCGATGCGGTGTTGGTGTCAGCGTCCTGGACGACTTGCTTTACGCCGTGGGAGGTCATGACGGTTCATCGTATCTCAACTCCGTAGAAAG ATATGATCCTAAGACCAATCAGTGGAGCAGCGACGTGGCCCCCACCAGCACGTGTCGGACCAGCGTGGGGGTGGCAGTTCTCGGGGGATATCTGTACGCTGTGGGAGGACAGGATGGGGTTTCTTGTCTCAACATTGTTGAAAG GTATGATCCGAAGGAGAACAAGTGGACCCGAGTGGCCTCCATGAGCACCAGGCGACTGGGTGTTGCTGTCGCTGTGCTGGGGGGATTCCTCTACGCTGTGGGAGGGTCTGATGGCACGTCTCCATTAAATACAG TGGAGCGCTACAACCCTCAAGAAAACCGCTGGCACACCGTCTCGCCCATGGGAACCAGGAGAAAGCATCTGGGCTGTGCGGTCTACCAGGACATGATTTACTCGGTCGGAGGGAGAGACGACACCACAGAGCTGAGCAGCGCCGAGCGCTACAACCCCAGGACCAACCAGTGGTCTCCAGTAGTGGCCATGACATCCAGACGGAGCGGG GTGGGCTTGGCAGTGGTGAACGGTCAGCTGATGGCAGTAGGAGGGTTTGATGGAACAACGTATCTAAAAACAATAGAAGTCTATGATCCTGACGCCAATACATGGAG GTTGTACGGTGGAATGAACTACCGCCGGTTAGGTGGAGGGGTCGGCGTCATTAAAATGACTCACTGTGAATCTCACATATGGTAA